A genomic segment from Borrelia puertoricensis encodes:
- the bdr gene encoding Bdr family repetitive protein produces the protein MGLAQRVITQQMVIAELTKAGIKRDIAIDLSYRYYRNELTYKDIEFLKENFDIKLKHLEDGISSVKDELNTKIDTKFNELDKKIDIVENNLNTKIDTKFNELDKKIDIVENNLNTKIDTKFNELDKKIDIVENNLNTKIDTKFNELDKKIDTVESNFNLKLEKVEALLQSEIQRVETTLKSDIRDLDNKIEKSTLEFKNTSKLHNWMFGTIITLTLGILLALLLK, from the coding sequence ATGGGACTTGCTCAACGAGTTATTACACAGCAAATGGTTATAGCTGAACTTACTAAAGCCGGTATTAAGAGAGATATTGCTATTGACCTGTCTTATAGGTATTATCGTAATGAGCTGACTTATAAAGACATTGAATTCTTAAAAGAAAACTTTGATATAAAATTGAAACACTTAGAAGATGGGATTAGTAGTGTTAAGGATGAGCTTAACACCAAAATAGATACTAAATTTAATGAACTCGATAAAAAAATAGACATCGTTGAGAATAATCTTAACACCAAAATAGATACTAAATTTAATGAACTCGATAAAAAAATAGACATCGTTGAGAATAATCTTAACACCAAAATAGATACTAAATTTAATGAACTCGATAAAAAAATAGACATCGTTGAGAATAATCTTAACACCAAGATTGATACTAAATTTAATGAACTCGATAAAAAAATAGATACCGTTGAGAGTAACTTTAACCTTAAGCTTGAAAAAGTTGAAGCTCTCTTACAATCTGAGATTCAAAGGGTTGAGACAACTTTAAAATCTGATATTAGAGACCTTGACAATAAGATAGAGAAATCTACATTAGAATTTAAAAACACATCTAAACTCCATAATTGGATGTTTGGTACTATCATAACTCTTACTTTAGGTATTTTATTAGCATTATTATTGAAATAA